One window of Streptomyces sp. NBC_00273 genomic DNA carries:
- a CDS encoding SCO5918 family protein — MRCVIARFPFDLTKSGVLESMKGIKPEQVVGESVIVGRRTYPVKQVGQVITRQDRRDFSAGEVLRAMTQLGFTCRGLPRAAAPRRVLSPLQQASAMLGIPVTV; from the coding sequence ATGCGCTGTGTCATCGCCCGTTTCCCGTTCGACCTGACCAAGAGCGGTGTCCTGGAGTCGATGAAGGGCATCAAGCCCGAGCAGGTCGTCGGCGAGTCCGTAATCGTCGGGCGCCGTACCTACCCCGTCAAGCAGGTCGGTCAGGTCATCACGCGCCAGGACCGCCGCGACTTCAGCGCCGGTGAAGTCCTCCGGGCCATGACCCAGCTCGGGTTCACCTGCCGCGGCCTCCCCCGGGCCGCCGCGCCCAGGCGCGTCCTCAGCCCGCTCCAGCAGGCTTCCGCGATGCTCGGCATCCCGGTGACCGTCTGA
- a CDS encoding cold-shock protein — MASGTVKWFNAAKGFGFIEQDGGGDDVFAHFSNIAAQGFRELLEGQKVTFDIAQGQKGPTAENIVPA, encoded by the coding sequence ATGGCATCTGGCACCGTGAAGTGGTTCAACGCGGCCAAGGGTTTCGGCTTCATCGAGCAGGACGGTGGCGGCGACGACGTCTTCGCCCACTTCTCGAACATCGCCGCCCAGGGCTTCCGCGAGCTGCTGGAAGGCCAGAAGGTCACCTTCGACATCGCGCAGGGCCAGAAGGGCCCGACGGCCGAGAACATCGTTCCCGCCTGA
- a CDS encoding heterodisulfide reductase-related iron-sulfur binding cluster has protein sequence MQLAAIIVSLVLTVVGVALLARAVAQIYRFVKLGQPVPAGSRTDDPKARTLTLVREFLGHSRMNRWGIVGFAHWFVAIGFLTLPPTLAQAYGQLFQADWVLPIVGGFLPFELYIEFIGLMTVLGIVVLMAIRLLSLPSRAGRKSRFTGSKAWQAYFVEYIILTIGLAILCLRGLEGAIHHVDSYEPAYFVSYPLVLAFDGLSTSALQNAIYFTAMIKIGTSLIWMIVVSLNTNMGVAWHRFLGFPNIWFKRNADGATALGALQPMTSGGKEIDFEDPGEDDNFGVSQVEQFSWKGILDFSTCTECGRCQSQCPAWNTGKPLSPKLLIMSLRDHAHAKAPYLLAGGGKDMEGNEKATAEQLAGVPAAALAEAERPLIGTAEENGVIDPDVLWSCTTCGACVEQCPVDIEHIDHIVDMRRYQVMIESAFPSEAGTMLKNLEKKGNPWGLAKKQRVEWTKEVDFEVPIIGKDAEDLSEFDYLYWVGCAGALEDRAKKTTKAFAELLNIAGVKFAIMGGDEKCTGDSPRRLGNEPLFQQLGQENVAMLNMAFGEDDEDPSTKKPKSAKRIVSTCPHCFNTIANEYPQLGGEYEVIHHTQLLQHLIDEGRLTPVTPVDGLITYHDPCYLGRHNKVYTPPREIMSAVPGLRQQEMHRHKERGFCCGAGGARMWMEERIGKRINNERVDEALSLNPDIVSTACPFCLVMLTDSVNGKKNDGQAKEHVQVVDVAQLLLDSVKTPGPTEEELAALAAEAEAEAKAEAEAEAAAAKAAAEAEANAKAAAEAEAKAAEEAKAKAEAEAAAEAKAEADAEAEAEAEPVAEAEAEAGGKPDAEPEAGAKPDAEPEAQAKPDAEPEAQAKPDAEAK, from the coding sequence ATGCAACTCGCCGCGATCATCGTGTCGCTGGTCCTGACCGTGGTCGGCGTCGCGCTGCTCGCACGAGCCGTGGCGCAGATCTACCGCTTCGTGAAGCTCGGCCAACCCGTGCCGGCAGGCAGCCGCACGGACGACCCGAAGGCCCGAACGCTCACCCTCGTCCGCGAGTTCCTCGGCCACAGCCGCATGAACCGCTGGGGCATCGTCGGCTTCGCGCACTGGTTCGTCGCGATCGGCTTCCTGACGCTGCCGCCGACCCTGGCGCAGGCCTACGGCCAGCTCTTCCAGGCCGACTGGGTACTGCCGATCGTCGGCGGCTTCCTGCCGTTCGAGCTCTACATCGAGTTCATCGGCCTGATGACGGTCCTCGGCATCGTCGTCCTGATGGCGATCCGACTGCTCAGCCTGCCCTCCCGGGCCGGCCGCAAGTCGCGCTTCACCGGCTCGAAGGCCTGGCAGGCGTACTTCGTCGAGTACATCATCCTGACCATCGGCCTCGCGATCCTGTGCCTGCGCGGCCTCGAGGGCGCGATCCACCACGTGGACAGCTACGAGCCGGCGTACTTCGTCTCGTACCCGCTGGTCCTGGCCTTCGACGGGCTCTCGACGAGCGCGCTGCAGAACGCCATCTACTTCACCGCGATGATCAAGATCGGCACCTCGCTGATCTGGATGATCGTGGTCTCGCTCAACACCAACATGGGTGTCGCCTGGCACCGCTTCCTCGGCTTCCCGAACATCTGGTTCAAGCGGAACGCGGACGGCGCCACGGCGCTCGGCGCCCTGCAGCCGATGACCTCGGGCGGCAAGGAGATCGACTTCGAGGACCCGGGCGAGGACGACAACTTCGGCGTCTCCCAGGTCGAGCAGTTCTCCTGGAAGGGCATCCTCGACTTCTCCACGTGTACGGAGTGCGGTCGCTGCCAGTCGCAGTGCCCTGCCTGGAACACGGGCAAGCCGCTGTCCCCCAAGCTGCTCATCATGTCGCTGCGCGACCACGCGCACGCCAAGGCCCCGTACCTGCTGGCCGGTGGCGGCAAGGACATGGAGGGCAACGAGAAGGCCACTGCGGAGCAGCTCGCCGGCGTGCCGGCCGCCGCCCTCGCGGAGGCCGAGCGCCCGCTGATCGGCACCGCCGAGGAGAACGGCGTCATCGACCCGGACGTGCTGTGGTCCTGCACCACCTGCGGTGCGTGCGTGGAGCAGTGCCCGGTCGACATCGAGCACATCGACCACATCGTCGACATGCGCCGCTACCAGGTGATGATCGAGAGCGCGTTCCCGTCGGAGGCGGGCACGATGCTCAAGAACCTGGAGAAGAAGGGCAACCCCTGGGGCCTGGCGAAGAAGCAGCGCGTCGAGTGGACCAAGGAGGTGGACTTCGAGGTCCCGATCATCGGGAAGGACGCGGAGGACCTCTCCGAGTTCGACTACCTCTACTGGGTCGGCTGCGCCGGCGCCCTGGAGGACCGGGCCAAGAAGACCACGAAGGCCTTCGCGGAGCTGCTGAACATCGCGGGCGTCAAGTTCGCGATCATGGGCGGCGACGAGAAGTGCACGGGTGACTCGCCGCGCCGCCTGGGCAACGAGCCGCTGTTCCAGCAGCTGGGCCAGGAGAACGTGGCCATGCTGAACATGGCCTTCGGCGAGGACGACGAGGACCCGTCGACGAAGAAGCCGAAGTCGGCGAAGCGGATCGTCTCGACCTGCCCGCACTGCTTCAACACCATCGCGAACGAGTACCCGCAGCTGGGCGGCGAGTACGAGGTCATCCACCACACGCAGCTGCTCCAGCACCTGATCGACGAGGGCCGCCTCACGCCGGTCACGCCGGTCGACGGCCTGATCACGTACCACGACCCGTGCTACCTGGGCCGGCACAACAAGGTCTACACGCCGCCGCGCGAGATCATGTCGGCCGTGCCGGGGCTGCGTCAGCAGGAGATGCACCGCCACAAGGAGCGGGGCTTCTGCTGTGGCGCCGGTGGCGCGCGGATGTGGATGGAGGAGCGGATCGGCAAGCGCATCAACAACGAGCGCGTCGACGAGGCCCTGTCCCTGAACCCGGACATCGTCTCCACCGCCTGCCCCTTCTGCCTCGTGATGCTCACCGACTCGGTGAACGGCAAGAAGAACGACGGCCAGGCGAAGGAACACGTCCAGGTGGTCGACGTGGCGCAGCTGCTGCTCGACTCGGTGAAGACCCCGGGCCCGACGGAGGAGGAGCTGGCGGCGCTCGCGGCCGAGGCCGAGGCGGAAGCCAAGGCCGAGGCCGAGGCGGAGGCCGCTGCCGCGAAGGCTGCGGCGGAGGCGGAAGCCAATGCGAAGGCTGCGGCCGAGGCGGAAGCCAAGGCGGCGGAGGAGGCCAAGGCGAAGGCGGAAGCGGAGGCGGCGGCCGAGGCGAAGGCCGAGGCCGATGCTGAGGCGGAAGCCGAGGCAGAGCCGGTGGCCGAGGCGGAGGCCGAGGCCGGGGGGAAGCCCGACGCAGAGCCGGAGGCCGGGGCGAAGCCGGACGCCGAGCCCGAGGCCCAGGCGAAGCCCGACGCCGAGCCCGAGGCCCAGGCGAAGCCCGACGCCGAGGCCAAGTAG
- a CDS encoding Yip1 family protein — protein MAGFRIGRGRDNNRSPQQPPQQQQQSYGQQQPPPYGQPPYPPVGGPPPQQQWPQPGAGGHGEPEYFDPYGQQQPHAQQPPYGHGGGGHGGGGGYNDNPGHTQVFAVGEDPYGQGATYQAGAASAVPSGPRLPWKELLRGIVTRPGQTFLQMRDYAVWGPALIVTFLYGLLAVFGLDDAREDVIKATVPKAIPIVLSAGVAFVICGLILGAVTHTLARQLGGDGAWQPTVGLSMLVMSITDAPRLLFAVFLGGDNMVVQVLGWATWVAAGALFTSLISKSHDLPWPKALGASAIQLVALLSIIKLGTI, from the coding sequence GTGGCTGGATTCAGGATCGGACGCGGCCGGGACAACAACCGCTCTCCGCAACAACCCCCGCAGCAGCAGCAGCAGTCGTACGGTCAGCAGCAACCGCCGCCGTACGGCCAGCCGCCCTACCCTCCCGTCGGCGGCCCGCCACCGCAGCAGCAGTGGCCGCAGCCGGGCGCGGGAGGTCACGGCGAGCCGGAGTACTTCGACCCGTACGGGCAGCAGCAGCCGCACGCGCAGCAGCCCCCGTACGGCCACGGAGGCGGGGGCCACGGCGGCGGCGGGGGCTACAACGACAACCCGGGGCACACCCAGGTCTTCGCCGTCGGCGAGGACCCGTACGGCCAGGGCGCGACGTACCAGGCGGGTGCGGCCTCGGCGGTGCCGTCCGGCCCGCGGCTGCCGTGGAAGGAACTGCTCCGCGGCATCGTGACGCGACCCGGGCAGACCTTCCTCCAGATGCGCGACTACGCCGTCTGGGGACCCGCGCTGATCGTGACCTTCCTCTACGGGCTGCTCGCGGTCTTCGGCCTCGACGACGCCCGCGAGGACGTCATCAAGGCGACCGTGCCGAAGGCCATCCCGATCGTCCTGTCCGCCGGCGTGGCCTTCGTCATCTGCGGCCTGATCCTGGGCGCGGTCACGCACACCCTGGCCCGCCAGCTGGGCGGCGACGGCGCGTGGCAGCCGACGGTGGGTCTGTCGATGCTGGTCATGTCCATCACGGACGCGCCGCGCCTGCTGTTCGCCGTGTTCCTCGGCGGCGACAACATGGTCGTACAGGTGCTGGGCTGGGCCACGTGGGTGGCGGCCGGAGCCCTGTTCACCTCACTGATCAGCAAGTCGCACGACCTGCCGTGGCCGAAGGCCCTGGGCGCGTCCGCGATCCAACTGGTCGCCCTGCTGTCGATCATCAAGCTGGGCACGATCTAA
- the dcd gene encoding dCTP deaminase yields MLLSDKDIRAEIDSGRVRIDPFEESMVQPSSIDVRLDRYFRVFENHRYAHIDPAIEQPDLTRMVEPEGDEAFILHPGEFVLASTYEVISLPDDIASRLEGKSSLGRLGLVTHSTAGFIDPGFSGHVTLELSNLATLPIKLWPGMKIGQLCMFRLSSPAEFPYGSERYGSRYQGQRGPTASRSFQNFHRTQVRHEA; encoded by the coding sequence GTGCTTCTCTCTGACAAAGACATCCGGGCCGAGATCGACAGCGGACGGGTTCGCATCGACCCGTTCGAGGAATCGATGGTGCAGCCCTCCAGCATCGATGTACGTCTCGACCGGTACTTCCGGGTGTTCGAGAACCACCGTTACGCCCACATCGATCCGGCGATCGAGCAGCCGGACCTGACCCGCATGGTCGAGCCGGAGGGCGACGAGGCGTTCATCCTCCACCCCGGTGAGTTCGTCCTCGCCTCGACGTACGAGGTCATTTCGCTGCCCGACGACATCGCCTCCAGACTGGAGGGGAAGTCCAGCCTGGGCCGCCTCGGCCTGGTGACGCATTCGACCGCCGGGTTCATCGACCCCGGGTTCTCGGGTCACGTGACCCTGGAGCTGTCGAACCTCGCCACCCTGCCGATCAAGCTCTGGCCGGGCATGAAGATCGGGCAGCTGTGCATGTTCCGGCTCAGCTCGCCCGCCGAGTTCCCGTACGGCAGCGAGCGCTACGGATCCAGGTACCAGGGGCAGCGCGGGCCGACCGCCTCGCGCTCCTTCCAGAACTTCCACCGCACCCAGGTGAGGCACGAGGCATGA
- a CDS encoding DEAD/DEAH box helicase has translation MNRTRTNDRSSRTRSRTGGPAFGAAAGSERGSRFSSSAPSRSGGPRRSGGYGRRPAAVQGEFAPPKTITPALPAVEAFADLDMPAELLAALGAQGLSVPFPIQGATLPNTLAGRDVLGRGRTGSGKTLAFGLALLARTAGQRAEPRQPLALILVPTRELAQQVTDALTPYARAVKLRLTTVVGGMSIGKQAGALRGGAEVVVATPGRLKDLIDRGECRLNQVAITVLDEADQMADMGFMPQVTALLDQVRPEGQRMLFSATLDRNVDLLVRRYLTDPVVHSVDPSAGAVTTMEHHVLHVHGADKHRTTTEIAAREGRVIMFLDTKHAVDRLTQDLLNSGVRAAALHGGKSQPQRTRTLAQFKTGHVTVLVATNVAARGIHVDNLDLVVNVDPPTDHKDYLHRGGRTARAGESGSVVTLVTPNQRRDMTRLMQAAGITPQTTQVRSGEEALNRITGAQAPSGIPVVITAPVVERAKRSAASRGRRRPASTVRRVSVRQSAFDAAA, from the coding sequence ATGAACCGCACACGTACGAACGACCGTTCCTCTCGCACCCGCAGCCGCACCGGCGGCCCCGCTTTCGGCGCTGCCGCCGGTTCGGAGCGGGGCAGCCGCTTCAGCTCGTCGGCCCCGAGCCGTTCCGGAGGTCCGCGCCGCTCGGGCGGCTACGGCCGCCGACCCGCAGCGGTACAGGGCGAGTTCGCTCCGCCGAAGACCATCACTCCCGCGCTGCCCGCCGTCGAGGCCTTCGCCGACCTCGACATGCCGGCGGAGCTGCTTGCTGCCCTAGGCGCGCAGGGCCTGAGCGTGCCGTTCCCGATCCAGGGAGCCACCCTGCCCAACACCCTCGCAGGCCGCGACGTCCTCGGCCGCGGACGGACCGGCTCCGGTAAGACCCTCGCCTTCGGCCTCGCTCTGCTGGCCCGCACCGCCGGGCAGCGCGCCGAGCCCCGCCAGCCCCTCGCCCTGATCCTCGTCCCCACCCGCGAGCTGGCCCAGCAGGTGACCGACGCCCTCACCCCGTACGCCCGCGCCGTGAAGCTGCGCCTGACCACGGTCGTCGGCGGCATGTCGATCGGCAAGCAGGCCGGAGCGCTGCGCGGAGGCGCAGAGGTCGTCGTGGCTACGCCCGGCCGGTTGAAGGACCTCATCGACCGTGGCGAATGCCGGCTTAACCAGGTCGCGATCACCGTCCTGGACGAGGCCGACCAGATGGCCGACATGGGCTTCATGCCGCAGGTCACCGCCCTCCTGGACCAGGTGCGTCCTGAGGGGCAGCGGATGCTTTTCTCCGCCACCCTCGACCGCAACGTCGACCTGCTGGTGCGCCGCTACCTGACCGACCCCGTCGTGCACTCGGTGGACCCGTCCGCGGGCGCCGTCACGACGATGGAGCACCACGTGCTGCACGTCCACGGCGCCGACAAGCACCGCACGACGACGGAGATCGCGGCCCGGGAGGGCCGGGTGATCATGTTCCTGGACACCAAGCACGCCGTCGACCGGCTGACCCAGGACCTGCTGAACAGCGGAGTGCGGGCCGCCGCCCTGCACGGTGGGAAGTCGCAGCCCCAGCGCACGCGCACCCTCGCCCAGTTCAAGACCGGACACGTGACCGTACTGGTCGCGACGAACGTGGCGGCGCGCGGCATCCACGTCGACAACCTCGACCTCGTCGTCAACGTCGACCCGCCCACCGACCACAAGGACTACCTCCACCGCGGCGGCCGCACCGCCCGCGCCGGCGAGTCCGGCAGCGTCGTCACCCTCGTCACTCCCAACCAGCGCCGCGACATGACCCGCCTCATGCAGGCCGCCGGCATCACACCGCAGACCACCCAGGTCCGCTCCGGCGAAGAGGCACTGAACCGGATCACCGGCGCCCAAGCCCCCTCCGGCATCCCCGTCGTCATCACCGCACCCGTCGTCGAACGCGCCAAGCGCAGCGCGGCCTCCCGCGGCAGGCGACGGCCCGCCTCGACGGTCCGGCGCGTGAGCGTGCGGCAGTCCGCCTTCGATGCGGCGGCCTGA
- a CDS encoding CBS domain-containing protein: MTLVQMQPRSANANPVHRTVDDAMEAAGPQVCDDMTVEVALAVMAGARAGHLLVCDEDGLCTGLVTQAQLTAIRDSAAYTDRVRLRDLLGDRGPVASPATTMAEAEHAMRYRRLDALPVVDEQGSALGVLALAR; this comes from the coding sequence TTGACGCTGGTCCAGATGCAGCCCCGCTCGGCGAACGCCAACCCTGTGCACCGGACGGTGGACGACGCGATGGAGGCGGCCGGTCCACAGGTATGTGACGACATGACGGTCGAGGTGGCCCTGGCCGTCATGGCCGGCGCCCGCGCGGGTCATCTGCTCGTCTGCGACGAGGACGGCCTGTGCACTGGGCTGGTCACGCAGGCCCAGCTCACCGCCATCCGCGACAGCGCGGCGTACACCGACCGGGTCCGTCTCCGCGACCTGCTGGGGGACCGCGGGCCGGTCGCCTCACCCGCAACCACGATGGCCGAAGCCGAACACGCGATGCGCTACCGCCGGCTCGATGCCCTGCCGGTCGTCGATGAGCAGGGCAGTGCTCTGGGCGTCCTCGCCCTTGCCCGCTGA
- a CDS encoding phosphoribosyltransferase — MSDVRENLTYDGFGRAVRELAQTIADDGYEPDIILSIARGGVFVAGGLAYALDCKNIHLVNVEFYTGVGTTLEMPVMLAPVPEAIDFTDKKVLIADDVADTGKTLKLVHDFCLGHVAEVRSAVVYEKSHSLVKCEYVWKKTDEWINFPWSVEPPVVKREGQVLDA; from the coding sequence ATGAGCGACGTACGCGAGAACCTGACCTACGACGGTTTCGGGCGCGCCGTGCGCGAGCTGGCGCAGACGATCGCCGACGACGGCTACGAGCCCGACATCATCCTGAGCATCGCCCGCGGCGGGGTGTTCGTCGCCGGCGGCCTGGCGTACGCGCTGGACTGCAAGAACATCCACCTGGTGAACGTCGAGTTCTACACCGGCGTCGGCACCACGCTGGAGATGCCGGTCATGCTGGCCCCCGTGCCCGAGGCGATCGACTTCACCGACAAGAAGGTCCTCATCGCCGATGACGTGGCCGACACCGGCAAGACGCTGAAGCTCGTCCATGACTTCTGCCTGGGCCACGTCGCCGAGGTGCGCTCCGCCGTCGTCTACGAGAAGTCCCACTCCCTCGTGAAGTGCGAGTACGTGTGGAAGAAGACCGACGAGTGGATCAACTTCCCCTGGTCGGTCGAGCCGCCCGTCGTCAAGCGCGAGGGCCAGGTCCTCGACGCCTAG
- a CDS encoding sugar transferase yields the protein MPLTLTAPRVRTPAAPPAKRVFDLVGAVALLAALGLPLAAVTALLCATLGGRPFAREAAVGLGGRPFRTWRLRTDDGAGRIGAALDRCALDGLPQLLNVIRGEMSLVGPRPEARTDRPERLLVRPGMTGLWQVSARSDLPWEEMALLDRHYVENHWLGMDLAILAQTPRAAYRQRVA from the coding sequence ATGCCCCTCACACTCACCGCCCCGCGGGTACGGACCCCCGCCGCCCCACCGGCGAAGCGGGTGTTCGACCTCGTCGGGGCAGTGGCGCTGCTCGCAGCGCTCGGCCTGCCGCTCGCGGCCGTCACCGCCCTGCTGTGCGCGACCCTGGGCGGCCGCCCGTTCGCACGGGAGGCCGCGGTGGGGCTGGGCGGCAGACCGTTCCGCACGTGGCGCCTGCGCACCGACGACGGCGCCGGCCGGATCGGTGCGGCCCTGGACCGCTGTGCCCTCGACGGCCTCCCGCAACTGCTGAACGTGATCCGCGGCGAGATGTCGCTCGTCGGGCCGCGCCCGGAAGCCCGTACGGACCGCCCCGAGCGGCTCCTCGTACGCCCCGGAATGACCGGATTGTGGCAGGTCAGCGCGCGTTCGGACCTCCCCTGGGAGGAGATGGCCCTGCTCGACCGGCATTATGTGGAGAACCACTGGCTCGGGATGGACCTCGCGATCCTGGCGCAGACCCCGCGCGCGGCGTACCGGCAAAGGGTCGCCTGA